A genomic region of Gemmata massiliana contains the following coding sequences:
- a CDS encoding metal ABC transporter substrate-binding protein: MNSGQFWLKSVLMGAVVAGLPLLLVGCGSSNTISDATWPEHPGPKVVVSFAPLYCFATNVAGEDAVVKNVMTSKGPHDFDPTEADVKLVTKADLFFVVGLGLDEQKADKMKKGSGNSKLKVIELGEKLSKDCLEEGRCNHDEHHEGEHDHGIDPHVWLGPDHAIMLVNIIRGELKAADPAHAAGYESRAAAYVTKLNALKTYGLDKLKDKEDRRLVTFHDSLAYFAKGYKIRVKEVLTKTPGQEPDAKEMKKLIDVCTKKDAPVRLIATEPQYSTSTAGEALRKELVAKGVKDAELVEFDTLETVRPEDLKPDWYERKMRENLDKLAEKMK; this comes from the coding sequence ATGAACAGCGGACAGTTCTGGCTCAAATCAGTGCTCATGGGCGCGGTCGTAGCGGGGCTCCCGTTGCTGCTCGTCGGTTGCGGCAGCTCGAACACGATCAGTGACGCGACGTGGCCCGAGCACCCCGGGCCGAAAGTCGTCGTGTCCTTCGCGCCGCTGTATTGTTTCGCGACCAACGTTGCGGGCGAGGACGCGGTTGTGAAGAACGTGATGACCTCCAAGGGGCCGCACGACTTCGACCCGACCGAAGCGGACGTGAAACTCGTTACCAAGGCAGACCTGTTCTTCGTTGTTGGCTTGGGTCTGGACGAACAGAAAGCCGACAAGATGAAAAAGGGTTCCGGGAACAGCAAACTCAAGGTCATCGAACTCGGCGAAAAGCTCAGTAAGGACTGCCTGGAAGAAGGGCGGTGCAACCACGACGAGCACCACGAGGGCGAACACGACCACGGTATCGATCCGCACGTGTGGCTCGGCCCCGATCACGCGATCATGCTGGTCAATATCATCCGCGGCGAACTGAAGGCCGCAGACCCGGCCCACGCCGCCGGTTACGAGTCCCGCGCCGCCGCTTACGTCACGAAGCTCAATGCCCTCAAGACCTACGGGTTGGACAAGCTCAAGGACAAGGAAGATCGCCGACTCGTCACGTTCCACGACTCGCTCGCGTACTTCGCGAAGGGGTACAAAATCCGAGTGAAGGAAGTGCTGACGAAGACCCCCGGTCAAGAACCGGACGCGAAGGAGATGAAGAAGCTAATCGACGTTTGCACCAAGAAGGACGCACCCGTTCGGCTGATCGCGACCGAACCGCAATACTCGACGAGCACCGCGGGCGAAGCGCTGCGCAAGGAACTGGTCGCCAAGGGCGTGAAAGACGCCGAACTGGTCGAGTTCGATACGCTCGAAACGGTACGGCCCGAAGACCTGAAACCGGACTGGTACGAGCGCAAGATGCGGGAAAACCTCGATAAACTCGCCGAGAAGATGAAATGA
- the xerC gene encoding tyrosine recombinase XerC: MTLETGLAEFLTHLGLEKNASDKTVKSYREDLSQALQYARDHLKKSQIDPTDWTTRLVRSFVAWLHEQGYAKSTIARRLAAVRSFGKYLCRQGVLESNPAQALRGPRQDKKLPHFLTLADIQKLLVAPPDSDWAGRRDRAMLEALYASGIRVSELVGLDLLSVDLNDGVITVRGKGKKERLALLGPDAIKSISRWLEDRSALLHRTGKDTQAVFLNNKGGRLTTRSVGRLLEKHLKTAGLDPRTSPHTLRHSFATHMLDAGADIRGVQELLGHKSLATTQVYTHVTTQRLQKSYQKAHPRS, encoded by the coding sequence TTGACGCTCGAAACAGGGCTCGCCGAGTTCCTCACCCACCTCGGTCTGGAAAAGAACGCTTCCGATAAGACGGTGAAGTCGTACCGCGAGGATCTCTCGCAGGCGCTCCAGTACGCACGCGACCACCTCAAGAAATCCCAAATCGATCCCACGGACTGGACCACTCGCTTGGTGCGCTCTTTCGTCGCGTGGCTCCACGAACAGGGCTACGCGAAGAGCACCATCGCCCGGCGCCTCGCCGCCGTGCGCTCGTTCGGGAAGTACCTGTGCCGGCAGGGTGTGCTCGAATCGAACCCGGCGCAGGCGCTGCGCGGCCCCCGGCAGGACAAGAAGCTCCCGCACTTCTTGACTCTCGCGGATATTCAAAAGTTGTTGGTTGCGCCCCCGGACAGCGATTGGGCGGGGCGGCGCGATCGCGCCATGCTAGAGGCGCTCTACGCTTCGGGGATTCGTGTTTCCGAGCTGGTTGGGCTCGACCTTTTGAGCGTCGACCTCAACGATGGAGTCATCACGGTTCGGGGCAAGGGCAAGAAAGAGCGGCTCGCACTGTTGGGGCCGGACGCCATCAAATCGATCTCGCGGTGGCTCGAAGACCGCTCGGCCCTGCTCCATCGAACCGGCAAAGACACACAAGCGGTGTTCCTGAACAACAAGGGCGGCCGGCTGACCACTCGCAGCGTCGGCCGGTTGCTGGAAAAACACCTGAAGACCGCAGGCCTCGACCCGCGAACCAGTCCGCACACGTTGAGACACAGCTTCGCGACTCACATGTTGGACGCGGGCGCCGACATTCGCGGGGTTCAAGAACTGCTCGGGCACAAGAGCCTGGCGACGACACAAGTTTACACACACGTTACTACGCAACGACTCCAGAAGAGCTACCAGAAGGCCCACCCCCGGTCGTAG
- a CDS encoding thioredoxin family protein produces the protein MISPFSRLCALFPLVTAAALWHALPAAAQPARPAQVTWRTDYNTARKEAQDKGLPLLVVVGTEDCFYCRKLEAGPLKDPALAPLLATGYIPLKLDARRTPELAKALKVQLYPTTVLAGPDGKIHCFIEGYVETERLAEQMKRTVTAVATADWAARDFNEASKALGASDYPRAVTLLKGIAKDAGDKPVGVKAKQILGDVEKVAAGKLAQAKQLEQRGQTQEAMDALAEAVRTYAGTQAASDAALALAGLNDRPEVLQQRRFRVARDMLAVARDDFRSGRLYDCMQKCEQIAGAYSELPEAKDASTLLAEIRGNPERLAKACDQMNDRTAAMYMALADSWSKKGQDTEAAICLKKVVALCPNTRHADIAQAELTKIQSKTSPAVPASLVRP, from the coding sequence ATGATTAGTCCCTTTTCGCGTCTGTGCGCCCTCTTTCCGCTCGTGACTGCCGCTGCGCTCTGGCACGCGCTCCCCGCCGCCGCGCAGCCCGCTCGTCCGGCCCAGGTGACCTGGAGAACCGATTACAACACGGCCCGCAAGGAAGCGCAAGACAAGGGACTGCCGCTGCTCGTTGTCGTCGGGACCGAGGACTGCTTTTACTGCCGCAAGCTCGAAGCCGGGCCACTCAAAGACCCGGCGCTCGCGCCGCTCCTCGCCACCGGGTACATCCCACTAAAGCTCGACGCCCGGCGCACCCCGGAACTGGCGAAAGCGCTGAAGGTGCAGTTGTACCCCACAACCGTGCTCGCCGGTCCGGACGGGAAGATCCACTGCTTCATTGAGGGCTACGTCGAAACCGAGCGCCTTGCCGAGCAGATGAAACGCACGGTGACCGCGGTCGCCACCGCGGACTGGGCCGCGCGCGACTTCAACGAGGCGTCGAAAGCCCTGGGCGCGAGTGACTACCCGCGTGCCGTCACGCTCCTGAAAGGCATCGCGAAGGATGCCGGGGACAAGCCCGTGGGCGTGAAGGCGAAACAGATCCTGGGCGACGTCGAGAAGGTCGCGGCCGGGAAACTGGCCCAAGCGAAGCAACTCGAACAACGCGGCCAGACTCAAGAAGCAATGGACGCGCTCGCAGAGGCCGTTCGCACCTACGCCGGCACGCAGGCCGCTTCGGACGCGGCTCTGGCGCTCGCGGGGCTGAACGACCGCCCGGAAGTGCTCCAACAGCGCCGGTTCCGGGTCGCACGGGACATGCTCGCGGTGGCCCGGGACGACTTCCGCTCCGGGCGCCTGTACGACTGCATGCAGAAGTGCGAGCAGATCGCGGGTGCCTACTCCGAGTTGCCCGAGGCGAAGGACGCAAGCACGCTCCTCGCGGAGATTCGCGGGAACCCGGAACGGCTCGCGAAGGCGTGCGACCAGATGAACGACCGTACCGCGGCGATGTACATGGCGCTTGCCGATTCGTGGTCGAAGAAGGGTCAGGACACCGAAGCCGCGATCTGTCTGAAGAAAGTGGTGGCATTGTGCCCGAACACGCGGCACGCGGACATCGCTCAGGCGGAACTGACGAAGATCCAGAGTAAGACGAGCCCCGCGGTTCCCGCCAGTCTGGTTCGGCCGTGA
- a CDS encoding metal ABC transporter ATP-binding protein, with protein sequence MSLALPVVVRPLVSLSDLRVELGGKPILRGVTANIARGSITALIGLNGSGKTTLLRALVNEYPHKGTIKFHCGHDHSKPYPEAIGYVPQRLTLDARLPLTVRDFLALTLSRRPLFFGISKKVAAKSREMLERVEVANCLDVPVEGLSGGQLQRVLLALALEPQPELLLLDEPAAGIDFKDQKKFYELIATINRETGVTVLLVSHDLNMVQTYAHEVLCLRSGAIQCQGSPNEILTPINMSLVFGAEIHMFPHRFGS encoded by the coding sequence ATGAGTCTGGCTCTTCCGGTCGTCGTCCGCCCCCTCGTTTCCCTCAGCGATTTGCGCGTCGAACTGGGGGGTAAGCCGATCCTGCGCGGGGTCACTGCCAACATCGCGCGCGGATCCATTACCGCGCTGATCGGGCTGAACGGGTCCGGGAAGACCACCCTGCTCCGCGCGCTGGTGAACGAATACCCGCACAAGGGAACGATCAAGTTCCACTGCGGGCACGACCACTCGAAGCCGTACCCGGAAGCCATCGGGTACGTGCCCCAGCGCCTCACACTCGACGCCCGCTTACCGCTGACCGTCCGCGACTTCCTTGCGCTCACGCTCTCGCGGCGCCCGCTCTTTTTTGGCATTTCCAAGAAGGTCGCGGCCAAGAGCCGGGAGATGCTGGAGCGCGTGGAGGTAGCGAACTGCCTGGACGTTCCCGTTGAGGGGCTGTCCGGCGGACAACTCCAGCGCGTATTGCTCGCACTGGCGCTCGAACCACAGCCCGAGTTGCTGTTACTCGATGAGCCAGCGGCCGGGATCGACTTCAAGGATCAAAAGAAGTTTTACGAGCTGATCGCGACGATCAATCGCGAGACGGGAGTAACGGTTCTGCTTGTGTCGCACGACTTGAACATGGTGCAGACTTACGCCCACGAAGTGTTGTGCCTTCGTAGCGGCGCGATCCAATGCCAGGGTTCGCCGAACGAGATTCTTACACCGATCAACATGTCACTGGTCTTCGGCGCGGAAATTCACATGTTCCCGCACCGGTTCGGAAGCTGA
- a CDS encoding amidohydrolase: MLARRLSALVVLTVSLAVSGIEPRREAPDKPAQPGAKAQPNPPAGWVKERLAEVDKKLDGEIKDLVALYQHIHANPELSLMEVNTSKRLAAEMKKAGYEITEKFGGNGVVAVLKNGPGPVVLIRTDMDGLPIIEQTGLSYASKVKTKNRDGNEVGVMHACGHDVHMTSWTGTARVLASMKDHWSGTVVFVAQPAEEIVAGAKQMLDAGLYTKFPKPDYALALHSDPLQPAGSLGYSEGLALANSDTVDILVKGKGGHGASPHVTIDPIVLSARIILDLQTIVSRETDPLDPVVVTVGSIHGGTKHNIIPNEVKLQLTVRTTTNATRDRVLKAIDRIAKAAAIGANAPPPEVKVSLDEFTPATYNDVPLAQKCGALFREILGAENVRGNRKPVMGAEDFGRFSEGKTPTFMYFLGTISKEKFAAAQKPGAPALPGMHTDAYAPVPEPSIRTGVRTMSLAAMNLMPKEK, from the coding sequence ATGCTGGCCCGCCGACTTTCCGCGCTCGTGGTTCTAACTGTTAGTCTCGCTGTTTCCGGTATCGAACCGCGTCGGGAGGCTCCCGACAAACCCGCACAACCCGGTGCGAAAGCGCAACCGAATCCGCCCGCGGGCTGGGTGAAAGAGCGCCTCGCAGAAGTGGATAAGAAGCTCGACGGCGAGATCAAAGACCTCGTCGCGCTCTACCAGCACATCCACGCGAACCCAGAGCTGTCACTGATGGAGGTAAACACGTCCAAGCGATTAGCGGCAGAAATGAAGAAAGCGGGTTACGAGATCACCGAGAAATTCGGCGGAAACGGTGTCGTTGCGGTACTGAAGAACGGCCCTGGTCCGGTCGTGCTGATTCGCACCGATATGGACGGCTTGCCGATCATCGAACAAACGGGATTGAGTTACGCGAGCAAGGTGAAGACGAAGAACCGCGACGGGAACGAGGTCGGCGTGATGCACGCTTGCGGTCACGATGTCCACATGACGAGTTGGACCGGTACGGCCCGCGTGCTCGCGTCGATGAAAGACCACTGGAGCGGAACGGTGGTGTTCGTGGCCCAGCCCGCGGAGGAGATCGTCGCGGGAGCGAAGCAAATGCTTGATGCGGGACTGTACACCAAGTTCCCGAAGCCCGACTACGCACTCGCGTTGCACTCCGACCCGCTGCAACCGGCCGGTTCGCTCGGGTATAGCGAGGGACTCGCACTGGCCAACTCCGACACGGTGGACATTCTCGTGAAAGGGAAAGGCGGGCACGGCGCATCTCCGCACGTAACCATTGACCCAATCGTCCTTTCGGCGCGAATCATCCTCGACCTACAGACCATCGTGAGCCGCGAAACGGACCCGCTCGACCCGGTTGTGGTTACGGTCGGGTCGATCCACGGCGGTACGAAGCACAACATCATCCCGAACGAAGTGAAGCTCCAACTCACGGTCCGCACTACGACCAACGCGACACGCGACCGCGTGCTGAAAGCCATTGACCGCATCGCAAAGGCCGCGGCCATCGGCGCGAACGCTCCGCCACCGGAAGTCAAAGTGAGCTTGGACGAGTTCACCCCCGCGACTTACAACGACGTGCCTCTCGCCCAGAAGTGCGGCGCCCTGTTTCGCGAGATTCTGGGAGCCGAGAACGTGCGCGGGAACCGCAAGCCAGTGATGGGCGCGGAAGACTTCGGGCGCTTCTCGGAGGGTAAAACGCCGACCTTCATGTACTTCTTGGGCACGATCTCGAAAGAGAAATTTGCCGCAGCCCAGAAACCCGGCGCCCCCGCACTCCCGGGAATGCACACCGACGCATACGCGCCAGTACCCGAACCGAGCATCCGCACCGGGGTGCGAACGATGAGCCTTGCTGCAATGAACCTGATGCCGAAGGAGAAATAA